Genomic DNA from Bosea sp. (in: a-proteobacteria):
GCCTTCTTCAATCTGATGATCAGCCGAATATACGCCAATGCGCTGGCCAACTGGCTGCTGGTCGCGGTGCCGATGTTCATCTTCATGGGCTTCATCCTCGAACGGACGGGCGTGGCCGAACGCATGCTCGACCAGATGGGACGCATGCTGCGGTCGCTGCCGGGCGGGTTGGCGCTCTCGGTGCTGGCGGTCGGCGTAATGCTCGCGGCCACCTCCGGGATCGTCGGCGCCTCGGTCGTGCTCCTGTCGACCCTGGCGCTGCCGCAGATGGTGAAGGCCGGCTACGATCGCAGCTTCGCCGCCGGGGTGGTCGGCTCCTCGGGAACCCTTGCGATCCTGATCCCGCCATCGATCATGCTGATCGTGCTGGCCGACCAGCTGCCCGTGCCGGTCGGAGACCTCTTCCAGGGCGCGATGCTGCCGGGCTTCCTGCTGGTCGCAGTTTACGGGCTCTGGATCGCCGGCCGCGCCTTCGCCGATCCCGGCGCCGCGCCGCCTTCCGCCGACAGGGCCGACCTCAGGCTCGCCGAGATGCTGGGGGGCATCGCGCCGGTCGCGCTGCTGATCCTGTGCGTGCTCGGCTCCATCATCGGCGGCTTCGCCACTCCGACCGAGGCAAGTGGGCTGGGCGCGGCCGGCGCCATCCTGGTGGCCAGCCTGCAAGGGCGCCTGTCGCTGCCGCTGCTGGTCAAGGCCTGCCTCGACACTGCGCGGACCACTGGGCTCGTGATGTTCGTCATCATCGGGGCGACCTGCTTCAGCGCGGTCTTCCGCGGCATCGGCGGCGAAACCATGATCGAGCAAGCCCTGACCGGCCTGGGCGGCGGACCATGGGGCATCCTTGGCGTGATCCTTGCGGCGATCTTCGTGCTGGGTTTCGTGCTCGACTGGCTCGAGATCAGCCTCATCCTGATGCCGCTGGTCGGGCCCGTGATCGCCGGGCTCGATTTCGGAAACGGCCTGGTCGGCAATGAGCGACTGGCCTGGTTCGCGATCCTGGTGGCGGTAAACCTGCAGTCCTCGTTCCTCACGCCGCCCTTCGGCTTCACGCTGTTCTACCTGCGCAGCACAGCCTCCGAGCTGCTGTCCAACGCGGACATCTACCGCGGGGTCGCGCCTTTCATCGCGCTGCAGATCCTCGTCGTCCTGATCGTGGCCCTCGTTCCAGGCCTCGTGACATGGCGATGGTGAGCCGCCCTGCCCGCCGGCTTGCGGGCACGGCCTTCCCGAACACCCGGCTTCAAGACCGGGCGACCAAAGACACTGCCAACGCCCCATGGGCAAGGAGGAGACAATGACCAGAACGACCACACCAACACGGGCCGGCTCCGGCCGCATCGGCAAGCGGCTGCTCGGCGCCATCGCGGGCGTAGCGCTCATGGCCAGCGCCGGCGCAGCGGGGGCGCGCGAACTCAGCCTCCAGTCGACCTTCCCCGGCGGGTTCCCCGTGCTGTCGGAATCGATCGACTACTTCATTCGCAATGTCGACAACGCCACGGCGGGACAGGTCAAGTTCAAGGCCTACGACGCCGGCAAGCTGTCGCCGCCCTTCGAGGTGCTGGGCAATGTGGGCAATGGCTCGATTGATTCGGGCTGGAGCTATGCGGGCTACTGGGCCGGCAAGTACCCGGCCGCGAACCTGTTCGGCTCGATCCCATTCGGCCCTGATGCCATCAAATACCTCGCCTGGATCTACGAGGGCGGCGGGCTTGCGATCTGGCAGGAGATCTACGCCAAGGACAACGTCGTGCCGATGCCATGCGGCACCATCATCTCCGAGGCAGCTGGCTGGTTCCGCAAGGAAATCAAGTCGCTGGACGACATGAAGGGTCTGAAGTTCCGCATCGGTGGCCTGGGCGGCAAGATCCTCGCCAAGGTCGGCGCTACGCCCACAGCCGTCCCGGCATCGGAGGTCTACCTCGCGCTTGAGACCGGCAAGATCGACGCGACTGAGCTCAGCTATCCCGCCATCGACCAGAAGGCCGGCTTCAGCCGCGTCGCCAAGAACTACTACTTCCCTGGCTGGCACCAGCCGTCCGGCTTCATCGAGTTCCTGATCAACAAGGGAGTCTGGGACAAGTTTACGCCGGGCCAGCGGCTGGCCGTTGAGGAGGCGTGCAAAGCGACGAGCCTTTGGGCGATCACCCGCGCCTCCGTCATCCAGAAACCGGCGCTCGAGGCCTTCCAGAAAGATGGCGTCAAGGTCGGACGCTTGCCGGACACGGTGCTCGCTGCGCTGGAAAAGGCGTCGACGGAGGTCATGGACGAGGAAGCCGCGCGCGATCCCCTGTTCAAGAAGGCGCTTGAGTCCTACCGCGCATTCAGTGCCATCTATGATGAATACAATAACCTGAACCGGCTGAAGTGACGCAAGAGCCCACCCCGATCGCGCTCGCGGACTTCGGCAGCTTCCACGTCGGTGGACGACTCGTCGAGATCCGCGGGCGCGAGCCTCGCGACATCGCCTTCACCCGCACGACGCGGCACCGGGTCGACCCGAACGGCGCCTACCGGATCGAGGCGGCATATGTGCAATGGTATCGCCCGGCCATCCTGCGCTGCGCGCTGCCTGTCGTGCTGGTGCATGGTGGCGGCATGACAGGTGCCGTCTGGGAGACCACGCCGGACGGCCGCGCAGGCTTCGTCCAGATTCTTCTGCGGCAGGGCTTTGCAGTCTATGTGATCGACGCGGTCGAGCGTGGTCGCGCCGGATGGTGCGCGCTGGACGGGATCTGGGATGGCGAACCGGTTCAGCGCAGCCTCGAGGAGGCTTGGTCCCTGTTCCGGATCGGCCCGGCAGAGGGTTTCAAGGATCGCCGCGCCTTTCCCGGGCAGCGTTTCCCCGCTTCGGCGCTGGAGACGCTCGCCGCCTCCTTTGTGCCGCGTTGGACCACTAACGGGCCGGCGGCGACGGCGGCGCTGAAAGCCGCGATCATGCGGATCGGCCCCTGTACGGTGATGTGCCACAGCCAGGGCGCTGAACAGGCCTTCGCGGTCGCGGCGGCCCGGCCAGACCTCGTGCGTGGGGTGATGGCGCTCGAACCGTCGGCCCTGCCGGAAGATGTGGAGACCCTGCCCGCCACTCTGATCGTGATGGGGGACAATCTTGATGCAACGCCCTTGTGGGAGGCGCTGACCGCACGAATCCGCCGGTTCGTCGAGCGCGCGCCGGGGGCCACCATGCTTGAGCTCAGCGCGGACGGACTGCCGGGCCACACGCATCTGATGATGATGGATCGTCGCAACGAAGCGGTACTCGGCCGCCTTACGCCGTTCATCTATGACTGCGCGGCGCCTGCGCAGATCGAAACGACCGGAGGGACGCCATGACCTTGCCAATCATACGGGAGCGACTTCCGGGAGAGCCTGCCCCGCCGCGCATGGCGGAGGTCCTGCGCGCGCGGCTGCGGCGAGGCACAGGAATCCTCGCCCTGCCCTGCCCTTATGACGGGCTGTCGGCGCGGCTTGCAGCGCAGGCGGGATATGAAGCGATGTTCATGGGCGGTTACGCACTGGTGGCGTCGCGCTTCGGCTTTCCCGACATCGGCCTCGCGACGCAAGGCGAAATGGTCGAGGCGGCCAGGGTCGTGGCAGCGTCGGCGGGTGTGCCCGTCCTCGCGGATGGCGACACGGGCCATGGCGGCTCGATGAACGTCCGGCGGACCGTGCAGTCCATGGATGCCGCAGGCGTGGCTGCAGTGATGATCGAGGACCAGCTTTCGCCCAAGCGCTGCGGACATCTGGCGGGCAAGCAGATCGTGGACCGGACCGAAGCCGTGTTGCGCGTTCGGACTGCGGTGCGCGCAGCGGAACAGAGCGCCGGGCGCGTGTTGATCCTGGCGCGCACCGATGCCCGCAACATCGCCGGGCTGGAGGAGGCGATCTGGCGCATGCAAGCCTTCGAGGCGGAGGGGGCGGAACTGCTGTTCATGGAGAGCCCACATGACGAGCGCGAGATGGCGGAGTCGAACCAGGCCGTGTCATCGCCCACGCTCGCTAACGTGCTCGAGGGTGGTCTCAGTCCAATCTTGCCGCGTGCCCGGCTCGAGGCGCTCGGCTTCGCCATGGCAGCCTATCCGATCGCGCTGATCGGTGCGGCCGGGCATGCGGCACGCGCCGCGCTGGCCGCAATTGCGGCGGAAGAAGCTGGCCCGCCCCGGTTGAGCCATGCCGAGCTTCTGGACGCGACGGGCTATACCCAGGTCGAGGCAGCGCTGCGTGCGCTAGATGAAGGCTGAGGCTTGTGGGCTCGCTGATCGCCGCCGCTGGCGTGACGGCGGCGGGACGATTGCCCGATGCAGATCAAGCCGCACACCCGACGCATCGCGCATGCTGGCAGGGAGAGTAAACGCTCCATGCGCGAAGCCAATCTCAAGAGAAGCACGCTTACCATGCCCGGCCGAAGTAGTTTCCGAAAGGGTCCGCCCGGCCCGCTCCAGACCCTTACCGACGTCACCCAGCGCCTGAGCGCCATCCACGAGGAGGAAGGGCATTGGCCTGACGAGGCCTTCCGCGCCGACTGCCTCGACCTTTATCGGCGCGAGCGCGAGGTCGGAACCGAGATCATAGCCGATGCCGGCGTGATCCGGGAGTTCGTCGAGGAGGCGACACGGTCAATGGCGGCGCAGCGCCTGTGCCAGCCTGTAGCGGGTCAGGATCAGGTTGCCGAAGCGCTTGCGACCACCCCGGCGGGCGTTGTCACATTAACTCTGTGGGGCCGCTCAGTGCGGTTTGTTCCGGCAATCAAGCAGCGATGGCGACAGAATTCCACTGAGCGAGGGCATGGAGCCGGTGGAGGTGGATGCCGGGAGCGGAGCGGCTCGCGCGGGGCGGGACGAAGAGATTGCGGACAGCGGAAAAGACGGAGACGAAACGCTGCAGGGCTCCCGCCGATCGAAAATGCTGCAGGATCCGTTCCCGCTTTCGAAAAGGGACGTGACTGTTCCCGGCCCGGTTGTTCAAGCCCTTGTGCGAACGGTGCTCCACGCCGGGCATGACCTGCTTCTTTGCCGCGCCGCAGGAGCCGAGCTTGTCGGTGATCATGCGCCTGGGCTTCAGGCCCTGCTTCTGCAACAGGCGGGTGAGAAGCCGCCTGGCGGCCTTGGTATTGCGGCGGGCCTGGACGATTTCGTCGAGCACATAGCCATCCTGATCGACCGCCCGCCACAGCCAGTGCTTCCTGCCGGCGATCGTTATCACGACCTCGTCGAGATGCCAGATATCGTCCGAACGGGCCGGCTTTCGCCGAAGCGCTTCGCATAGTCAGGGCCGAACGTCCTCGCCCAGCGCCGGATCGTTTCGTAGGAGACGACGATGCCCCGCTCGAGCAGCATCTCCTCGACCAACCGCAGGCTCAACGGAAAGCGGAAATACAGCCATACAGCACGGGCGATGATCTCGGGCGGGAAGCGGTGGCGCTTGTAGCTGACGGACTTGGCAATCATGCCGCCCCGTAACCCGAACCGGTTTCAGGTCGAGTTACTGTGACAACACCGCTCGGAGATGCTCTCCTCCCCACGAAGGCCTTCCAGCACGATCCGGATCTTGTCCTCAGCCGACCAGTGCCGCCGCGTGGCGCGCCGGATGTCCTTGATCGCCTCTTCCGCCGAACTGGCGGGCGTCGTCTACTTCTGTCTCATCGTCGCTCCTTGGCGTGACGATGGACCAGAAAACCTCCATTGCCGAGATCACCCGATCTGTCTCAGTGGTGCTGACAGGGTACAACCTCGAAGCGGCGAACCTCGGCTGGCGGCTCAAGTCTATGGTCAAGTCTGGACACAAAACGACGCTCCAATCGGATCATCACAGTGCCCGCTCAAACCGCGTCAAAGAAAGGTGTCCTCGGAACGCCGCGTACGAACATGTGCCGTCGTCATCAAAGATTATCTCTGAAAGAACAGCTCTTTGGGTACACCCAAACACTGACTGGCGCGGTCGAGCATAACCGCGTCTATCCGCTGGGAGCCTCGTTCCATGGCAGCTACCAATGCGGTGGTGACAGCAAGTCGTTCTGCGAGCTCAGCCGTTGACCAACCAAGTTGAACACGCCGTTGCTGGACGCGCCCGCCAATGTGCCTGTCGATGAGATTGGGACGACAAGCGAATTCATCCGCGAGCGCATCGTTTTCACCGGCCAGCAAAGCTGGCAGCATCCGGTCGAGAATCCGCGTGATCGTCGCCGCCTCGTCGTTGATAGCATCGAGAACGCGGCGGCATAGAATGGCGAGTGCATCATCAGGCTCAACAGTGGATTGTTCGCTTCCCGAGAGCAGCCCTTCGAACATCATGATTGCCCCTTCATAGCCGAGGGCTATCACGTAGGCACAGGCAAGATGGTCGATCTCTTTTTCGGAATACGTCGTTTGCTCGTTGACTCGGTCGAACTTCATACTCAGCCCCCAGCTGAACACGTTATCGCCGGTTTGAATGACCAAACGCCTTTTAATCTTATTACACTCATAAATCTTGTAGATATGCTCTTGGTCATTCTTACAAAGCGACAAGCCGTGCTGTGTATACAGAATTTTATTAATAGATTGCAGTATCATGTCTGTTCAATATGCCGGCGTCGTGTTTTGTACTTCGGGATGACGATTACCTATTATAATAGGTCGATCAGTCGAGCGTTTGGGCTGTCTGTCGGAGGATGGGGCTCAAGCAGACGGTCGCGACGAATGTGAGGATGTTGCGGCGTGATCGGAGCCTCACGCAGGAACAGCTGTCTGCGCTAGCCGGGATTGACCGCAACTACACCGGCATGATCGAGCGTGAAGAGTGCTCACCGACGGTCGATATCATTGAAAAGTTGGCGAAAGCGCTGGGAGTCGATCCGATTGCCTTGCTCATGACGAGAACCCCAGAAGGTCCGCGCGAGACTGACACCTCGCACACTGTGTAGCGGTTGGACCTCAAGGAGGCGCCAAACATTCAGCGCACATTGAACCAGATACGGGCCATGTTGCCGTCTGAATTGCGGAAGTCAAAGAAGTACGGCCGTTCATTTCGCGGGCGCTGGATGTACTCGAGACAGCCGTGACCAGAACCGCCTGAATTGCCGTTGTCACCCCCACCACCGGAGCACTGTATCACCCCGCTTGATGTGGTGGCTTGAGGTTGCTGACCGTTTGGTGGCGAGGGGAGGGGGCGTGCGCATAGATCGCCGTTGCCTTCAGCATTCAGATTGGTCACGCCGTTGTCGCCGCCATCAATGTTGCTCGAGGCTAATTGCCAGCCAGCGGGGCAGGGCTGATAGGGCTCGTATCCGGGCGCCCCGGTTCTGGCCGCAGTGCAGACCGGCCACCGGAATCGGATGCTGCGCATCATGCTGTAAAGCTGGTTCATCACTGGCACGCAGTAGGCGATCGAGGGCCAGGACGGATTGCTGGCGGCAGCGCACAGCAGCACCTTGCAGCCGAACTCCGCATCCTGGGCTTTCGCTGTCTCAAGCGACCCCATGCTCATGGCAGCGCCAACGACCAACCTGAGAACACACCTGCTCATGATGGTCTCCATCAAAACGGCTCGCCGCAGTTTATCCACCAGCGATCGTCTATTGGTATATCATAATGAACTTTGTCGCAATGGTACGCTGTGCTGTTGAACGGACACAGATTGCCGCTGAATTTCATATCAATCGTCACAACGATATTTGAAAGCGCAGTGTATTACGTGTTTTCAATGACTTAACGGTACAGCGCTTCCTGCGCCAAACGGTGAAAATTCATCGACACTGCATAAAGTTGGTCATTATAATGGCTGAGAATTTCAGGCTGGAATCATTGACATGAACATGGCGGAACTCCTCGGGCGGGACGGGGAGCGATTTATGCACTTATGGCTCATGATCAGGCTGCATCAGATATCGAAGCGGCACGAGACCTTTGACGCCTTCATCCAGAGCGCAGGAATTTCGAAGGGCACGCTGTGGAAGCTGATGCGGGGAGAGGGCAACCCGACCATCAGCCTGTTGCAGCGCATCGCCGACAGCCAGCAGATGAGCTTCATCGAGTTGCTCGGGCTTGATCCGGAGAACGTGAAGAAGGATCTGGAGAAGATCGGCATCGATGCCGAGCAGCTGGCCTCATTCTCGAAGGGTGACAAGCGCAACCGCAAGACCCTGGCGAAGATGCTCGAGAAGAGCGGCGGTTGAGCTGCGGGGGGGCTACGAACAGCCCCCCCGGTTCCAATCGGACTTTGGGGTTATCTGCCTCTAGCGGCGCCATAGACTGACCGCACCCTGCTGCTCCAGAAAGCGGGCCTGGGTCTCGATATCCTGTTCTTCACGGGCGTCGCGCGCGGCATTGATAGCCAATTGCGATCTGACACCAGCCTCGTCATCGACGAACGCCTGGTGCGCCATCTCGGCGGTTGAAGGTGAGCGCACTGTGTTGAGTTCCACAGCGCGACTGTTCGAATTCCGCCGCCAGACCCGAGCAATGACGAGCGGCGGCAAATACAGGAGCGTCAACAGCCCCAGCAGCACCACGGTCAACCGCAGCTGCATGTCTACATCGAACGCGAACCCAACCAGGATGATGGTCGGCACGATGAGGATGAGCCAACGCATCAAGGCGAGATAGGCGAGGGCGGCCGTCATCAGGAGAGCGATGCCCGTGATGACGATTGCGATGCCTTGGGTCACATCTGCGGCTGTCATCATGGATGAGCCTCCTTCGGGCCGTCGTTGCTGGTGTTCATCACCATCATCACTGCCGCTCACACCTGGCCCACGCCCACCATGACATCGGTGGGGGCAGGGGCAGGGGGAGTTGCTGCGAATGGCGTTCTGCCGGTGGGGAAATCTCCCGGCCCCATGATGCACTGGGCCTGACCATCGCAGCCAGTCGGGGCAGCTTGACCAGCTTGGTTGAGCCCAGCGAGGCGACGCCTGACGTCATTCGTCCAGTTCTGCCGTTGGGTCTCGGTGCTGCCATTGTAGCGGTCTGCCAGGCAGCGGATGTTCTGATTGCCCCCGCAACTCCGAATGGCATCACGCAGAGTGAGCATGCCACCATTGATGTTGTCGGAGAGGATGCCGCGATCCATACCGTAGCCGCGACCCGTCGCCTGGGTCAGCTGCATCGGACCCTGAACTCCGGTGAATGACCCCGCGCAGGCGGACATAGCGCCTTCGTGGGCAGAAACTGCAAGCGCCAGTCGCGGATCAACGCCATAGCGGTTGGCGGAATCAACGATCATGCCGGCAATGTTGGGGGTTCGCGCCATGATGGCGTCGGTAGAGCCGTAGGCCGGAAGCCCGAACCCGTTTGGGCAGAGGTCAGTCAGCCGTGTCCGCTGGCCAAGGTCACACGATTGCGCATCGCTGGTAAAGCTGTTGGCGATTGCTGGAGCGGTCGTAACGCCAGTCCATACACTCAGGGCGAAAGCGACTGCGCAGCTTCTCATCGCTGCACCGGGCAAAAGCGAAAGATTGAGCCGTTGACGGAGAAGGTTCTGCGATCAATCCGCTGGTAGGTCCATCTCTGGTTTTCCCGTGTGCTCGCATCAATGCCCTCGATGCAGGTCACCGCGTAACTGTCGCCCGAGCGGCCAGCTGCCTCCAGCGTGCACTGGACACCCTTGTTTCCGAACCGGCGCCCGTCGAAGCTCAAAATGGCCGGGGAGGGTGCTTCGTTGCAGGGAAAGTCTTTGATGACGTAATCGCCACGCTCGAGATCAAGCGCCTGGGCACTGGCAGGTGGCGGTAAGGCTGCGAGCAGGGCGCAGGTGGCAAGAGCGGCGAAACACATGGCGGCGGTCCTTCCATTGGCTGGTTGGGCAGCCCCGGCCGCAGGCGGACGGGCCGCGGTCAAGGCCGCGCCGTGAGGCGCGCCACCCGGGCAGCCTTGAACCGTAGGCCAGCGCCTGCGGGACGCTGCCAAGCCAACGGAAGGGACCTGCCGGGCATGGTGGTCTGAGAGATGAGCCGCTTGCGCTGTCGTGCATGTTGTCATGGCTGGTCTCCTGGTCAGCTGCCGCGTGGCGGAATGGGGATGGCAAGATCGCAGCCCCTGACGGCCTGCCCGCTGATCACAACGCCCGTGCGGATGGTGCGGGTGGCCATCTCGTAGGTGGCGTAAGACCCAGCATCGCGATCAGAGGTGAAGGCACGTTTGGGATCCCCGAATTCCAGGAAGCAGCCGGTCCCAGCGTCCAGCACACTGCCAATTCCGTTGTCGTAGATCGCAAGCCGCATCGGGCAGCGCTTCACGGTCACGGCCAGCCGCTCAAATCGCTGAACTGTTCTGCAGGCGCTAACGGCGTTGAACACCGAGAGAACAGCCACTCTGGTTGGCGATCTGACAACGAAGCTTGAGGCGACGGCTGGCGCGTTCCCTGCAGCGAAGCGCGTATCGCCGGCGCGTGCATAGTGTTGGTTATTCGTGGCAAGCTTATCGGCCCAGATCTCGGCATGCGAGCGCACCGCCTCATTCGGCAGCCGCAGATCCACATAGATGAGATCGCGCCAGTCTGATGGTGCAGCGGTCTGCGCGAACAGGAGGGTTTGCGCTCCACAAGCGAGCCCAACCACCATGACCGAGAGGGTTGATCGACGGCCTGACATAGGTTCAGCTGTATAGTATAATGAACATATGATGTCGAGCACGCAGAGGGCTTCGGACGGGCAGGGGACGCGTGAACGGCTGGTCAATCTCGACCTCCTGCGCGGCATCGCAGCCCTCATGGTCTGCCTGTCCCACGCGCCGTTCTTTCTCGACCAAACAGGGCACGTGGTCTCCTGGCTGGCGATCCCGGCGCTCGGGGTCGGGGTTGATCTGTTCTTCGCGATTTCGGGCTTTGTGATCGCGCAATCCCTGCACGATCTCCACGAGCGGTCTGGGGCGTATTGGCGCGCGGTGCTGGCCTTCTATCTGCAAAGGCTTGGGCGGATCGCTCCGCTCTTGTGGTTTGTGGTGATCGTCACCGGCATTGTTACGATCGGTTTGCCGCGCTCGTTCTTGCCTTGGGCCGATCTCATGAGTGCGGCGGCGTTCACGGCAAACGTACATTTCGGGCGGTGCTTCGCGGGTGCGGCCGGGTGCGGCAGTGCCACTCTGCTGCACCACACCTGGTCCCTTGCGCTCGAGATGCAGTTCTATCTCGTGGCGCCGCTGCTGTTCCTGATCCCGGTTCGCGTTCTGCGGGCCCTTGCGATCATAATCCTGTTCGTCAGCCTGTTCGTGCAGCGTCCCTGGCAGGCAAGCTTGGGTTGGGCGTTTCGGATCGAGGCCCTGCTGCTCGGGTTCTGGATCGGGCGGGAATGGAGCTCGCGCTTCGCATGGCGCTGGCCACGAATTGTCCCCGCCTTGAGCGTCATCGAGCTGGTGGGGCTTCTGACGGTGATGGCGCTTTTGCCGCGTATCATGACGGGACCGCTGAGCGGCGTGGCCATCGTCAGCGTCGCCATATTCGCCAGCTGGATCACGGTGCGGAGCGGCTTGTCGCCTGTGCTGCTCGCCAACCGATTTGCAGCACGGATCGGACAGCGCCTCGGGGCGTGGTCCTATGCCATCTATCTGATCCACCCGCCGATCATGATTGCCATCGGCTTGAGTGGCCTTGTGCAGCAGTTCGGTTTTGGCGGTGCACGGGCCGTCTCGATGGTCGTTTTGCTCGTGGTGGCGTGGTGGCTTACCCGGACCATCGGCGACCCAGCCTATCGTGCCGCCCGGCGGTTCACAGATCGGTACATCCTGAGAGAGCGAGCACCATGACCGGTGAGCCACCGACCAACGCCGAGGCCTTCACGATTCTCCTGCCCGAGGGGATGGATTGCGACGCGGCCGTCAAGGCGCTGGCTGAGCGCTACATCGGCGTGGCCAAGGGTGACCCTGTGCTGGCGCTTCTGCTGGCCTGCCAGGACATCATCACGCTTCGCACCTCAGCCAGCCATGGCATGATGCAAGGCCGCAAGCTTAGTATCGACAGCGCTTAAGTCCGATCCCCGAAAGGGTTCCAGGATCGCGCCGGAGACGGTTCGCGGTTGAGCCATGGCACCGGGGCGGTGGGCGGAGCCGGATCCTGCATGCGCCACATCTTCTGATGGTAGTAGAAGTTGATCGGCACGCGCCACAGACGCGTGCCAGCCTCGTCGAGGAATTCAGTGGCGCAGAGGACGACGGGACCCCGGTACCGCACCATGCGCCCGGTCTGGCCGTCGAGCGCGCCCGGCCTGCAGGCGAAGAGCCGAACGGAGGCGGCAAGGTAGGTTGGCCCCGTGAAGGTTGCGGTCAGATCAGGGCCTTTTCCCGCCTTCGGAAATAGGACCTGTGGCCACTGCGAGCGCAGGAAGGCGTTCTGGGCCTGCGGCTGCGTCGGGTAGGCGAAGCGTTCGGTCAACACAGGCGCGAAGGTCGAGCGATCGGGCGCGTATGCGAGGCGTCCCGATCGAAGCTGGTCCGGTGTATGGAGAGCGTCGCGGGCAGGGATGACAATGGGCGTCACCAATGATGTCGAGGCATCGGGCGGCACGGCGCAACCGGCGATCAGGACGCCAGCAGGCAGGACCAGGCAGATGGCTCGGGCAATGCTGGAAAAGTTCAACATAATGAACAGATAGATCATCTCTGGCCAGAAGAGAAGTCCCCCGTCCGTGACAGCGAGCTGTCATTGCGGCGGCGTTTGTGATGTTTGTCGATGACGGAACGCCTAGGGCATTTCGAAGGTCGAGCCCCAGAGGCCGCGATAATTGCGCTTCGCTTCGGCTTCCGTCGCCCCGTAGACGTCGATCAAGGGTCCACTTTCCGCTCCATCGACCACCGCAGCGCCGATGCGCAGCAATTCCTGCCCCATATCGGAGACCTCATGGCTGGCGCAGCGCGCATGACGCATGCCGTCCTTTTCCACGATAACGTTGCAGGCGACCCATTTGTTGAGCGTTGCCGTCACCAGCTAGGCCAAAGGAACGACGCCGCACGGCCAGCGCTGCGCTCCAAGCTCGGCGAACTGTCCAGCCTCGCAGGTCTCGATCCCGTAGAGCCGGTAGGTTTCACCACCTGCCGTATCCCGGAAGCTGCGGCCATCCAGCACCGAGACACGCATGGGCGTCCGCTGCACGGTCTCGCGGGGGACATGAACCGACGGAGTGGATGGAGAGGAAGTCTGGCGCCCGGCACGGCAGGACGCTCGTGATCATGGTGCTAATGACAGCAGCAATGGCGATCGGCTGCATCATGGCGCAGTCCGCTCCAGACGATCCGCAGGGGGAGGGCGGGTCTGCAATCCCCTTGGCGGCAAGGCTGGCCGTCCCTCGGACATGTCGCAGCGCCAGACCGGAATGCCTTTATCTTCGAGCGCCTTCATCGCCAGAGCTTGCGTATCAGTTGGCTGCTCATCGATCAGGAAGACGGCCGTGCCGCTGTCGCCGGTATCAGTCAGAAGAAGCGACGCCACGGGTTGATCCTGCCCGTAATCGAGGCACTTCAGATACGACCTGTCCTGTTCATCGCAGGCGGCAAGCAGCCGATACTCCGCCATCGACCCGAACGGAATCCAATG
This window encodes:
- a CDS encoding acyltransferase gives rise to the protein MMSSTQRASDGQGTRERLVNLDLLRGIAALMVCLSHAPFFLDQTGHVVSWLAIPALGVGVDLFFAISGFVIAQSLHDLHERSGAYWRAVLAFYLQRLGRIAPLLWFVVIVTGIVTIGLPRSFLPWADLMSAAAFTANVHFGRCFAGAAGCGSATLLHHTWSLALEMQFYLVAPLLFLIPVRVLRALAIIILFVSLFVQRPWQASLGWAFRIEALLLGFWIGREWSSRFAWRWPRIVPALSVIELVGLLTVMALLPRIMTGPLSGVAIVSVAIFASWITVRSGLSPVLLANRFAARIGQRLGAWSYAIYLIHPPIMIAIGLSGLVQQFGFGGARAVSMVVLLVVAWWLTRTIGDPAYRAARRFTDRYILRERAP